One window of Microcoleus vaginatus PCC 9802 genomic DNA carries:
- the ltrA gene encoding group II intron reverse transcriptase/maturase: MMSSETTNGLKRRLEDWNQINWYKVNKLVRNLRQRIFRARKLGDFRKIRSLQKLMLRSYANLLLSVRRITQTNQGKATAGIDKEVINTPKQRVILVNNWDGGNLKPTRRVEIPKPNGKKRPLGIPTVRDRIEQAIVKNALEPEWEAVFEAHSYGFRPGRSCHDAIAQCFNRIRIGYRGGDTWVLEADIKGFFDNIAHESILTMVSNFPKIELIKGWLKAGFVFQGKFNPTELGTPQGGVISPLLANIGLHGLESLIKATNPKLGVVRYADDFIVTARDKYSLETAQNLIQAWMSERGLELSAEKTVITSMEDGFDFLGFNSRHYDGKLLIKPSKRKVLAFCKRIGKEIKNLNGVEQEVLIKKLNPILRGFANYYKGVVSKETFCYISHRVWQYLWRWAKRRHPNKSTKWVRKRYFKTIKGNKWMFACTTSDRRGKDKELVLYQIAYTAIERHIKVKGDASPDDPSLKGYWEKRHQKYGKSRFEKGSKLYKIAENQNWKCPECGELLFNGEEIETHHIVSVAEGGTDDMENLLHLHSSCHKQIHKTQVKSRLK, translated from the coding sequence ATGATGTCTTCTGAGACAACAAACGGACTGAAGAGACGACTTGAAGACTGGAACCAAATCAATTGGTATAAGGTTAACAAGCTCGTTAGAAACCTACGTCAAAGAATCTTTCGTGCGAGAAAACTTGGTGACTTCCGTAAGATACGAAGCTTGCAGAAGTTAATGTTACGAAGCTACGCCAACTTACTGCTGTCAGTTCGACGTATCACCCAGACCAATCAAGGTAAAGCAACGGCAGGAATTGACAAAGAAGTAATCAATACCCCAAAGCAAAGGGTGATTCTGGTAAACAATTGGGATGGGGGCAACCTCAAACCAACTCGTAGGGTGGAAATACCGAAACCTAACGGAAAGAAACGACCGCTCGGCATCCCTACCGTGCGCGACAGAATCGAACAGGCAATAGTAAAGAACGCACTAGAACCCGAATGGGAAGCCGTATTCGAGGCACACTCGTATGGTTTCCGACCGGGAAGAAGCTGTCATGATGCTATAGCCCAATGCTTCAACAGGATAAGAATTGGATATAGAGGCGGTGACACTTGGGTTCTAGAAGCTGACATCAAGGGATTCTTCGACAACATCGCCCATGAATCCATCCTGACTATGGTGAGCAATTTTCCAAAAATAGAACTCATCAAAGGATGGTTAAAAGCGGGTTTTGTGTTCCAAGGGAAATTCAACCCGACAGAACTAGGCACACCACAGGGCGGTGTTATTTCGCCGTTACTTGCCAACATCGGTTTGCATGGCTTAGAAAGCCTTATAAAAGCCACCAATCCGAAGCTTGGAGTGGTACGATACGCCGATGACTTCATCGTTACGGCTAGAGACAAATACAGTCTCGAAACTGCCCAGAACCTAATTCAAGCATGGATGTCTGAACGAGGTCTTGAACTCAGTGCTGAGAAGACGGTCATTACGTCAATGGAAGATGGCTTCGACTTCCTGGGGTTCAACTCCCGGCACTACGATGGAAAACTCCTAATCAAACCGTCCAAAAGGAAGGTGTTAGCCTTCTGTAAACGAATTGGTAAGGAAATCAAAAACCTGAATGGTGTAGAACAGGAAGTTCTAATTAAAAAGCTCAATCCAATTCTCAGGGGTTTTGCGAACTACTATAAAGGTGTAGTAAGCAAAGAAACCTTCTGCTATATCTCACACCGAGTATGGCAATACCTTTGGCGTTGGGCAAAGCGTAGACACCCCAACAAAAGCACTAAATGGGTAAGAAAGCGCTACTTCAAAACCATTAAAGGCAATAAATGGATGTTCGCCTGCACAACAAGCGACCGCCGAGGGAAGGATAAAGAACTTGTCCTTTACCAGATAGCATATACAGCCATTGAACGCCATATAAAGGTCAAGGGTGACGCAAGTCCCGATGACCCCTCACTAAAAGGATACTGGGAAAAGCGCCACCAGAAGTATGGTAAATCTCGCTTTGAAAAAGGCTCCAAGCTATATAAGATAGCAGAAAACCAGAACTGGAAATGTCCAGAATGTGGCGAACTCTTATTCAACGGAGAGGAAATCGA